One region of Pseudomonadota bacterium genomic DNA includes:
- a CDS encoding serine protease, with translation MKSRTRAVSRRAAQVAAAFLIPCAALLAACGALSVGAWNRMPEQLLDDVSGSIWGVFDKCGHTRGTAFVVERGGAKHLVTSLHVIRGYRIDDPLDGQIRISRSESHGRLRPATTTTLRDVRVTFADDVLDIAVMTATGIEALPGLRLSREAGRRVQVFAVGLAQAKDYFGISITDGIVSNPDKEVVTGSRAFSQTHIEHTATLAGGQSGGPLVDMRGRVLGVNAFSYGGPTLHLFYATPLERVLDVMNTSGRLEIRNTGSARIKGIYVTPENLERAEIDKLPPEIGRVNGFAAIRFDVPAGRYRVELVTEEAEPTVWDSVRIEPGKTTDVEYANKDYGLRLANTGCNDILGVALLNPVAQAMLEQIEHSNWSDEQKAQKAEELIMSAEILRGNPLAPGQTWVEWIVEGDYDMYVFTFAPSVAEFRVPKARPVRVRDGELTRVYLAD, from the coding sequence ATGAAATCCAGGACGCGAGCGGTCTCGAGGCGCGCGGCGCAGGTGGCGGCTGCGTTCCTGATCCCCTGCGCGGCCCTCCTCGCCGCGTGCGGCGCGCTCAGCGTCGGCGCGTGGAACCGGATGCCCGAGCAGCTGCTCGACGACGTGAGCGGCTCGATCTGGGGCGTGTTCGACAAGTGCGGCCACACGCGCGGCACCGCGTTCGTCGTGGAGCGCGGCGGCGCGAAGCACCTCGTCACGAGCCTGCACGTGATCCGCGGCTACAGGATCGACGATCCGCTCGACGGCCAGATCCGGATCTCGCGCTCGGAGTCCCACGGCCGGCTCCGCCCGGCGACGACGACGACGCTCCGGGACGTCCGCGTGACGTTCGCCGACGACGTGCTCGACATCGCGGTGATGACCGCCACGGGCATCGAGGCGCTCCCAGGCCTGCGCCTCTCGCGGGAGGCGGGGCGCCGCGTGCAGGTCTTCGCCGTGGGGCTCGCCCAGGCCAAGGACTACTTCGGCATCTCGATCACGGACGGCATCGTCTCCAACCCGGACAAGGAGGTCGTCACCGGCTCGCGCGCCTTCTCCCAGACGCACATCGAGCACACGGCGACGCTCGCGGGCGGCCAGAGCGGCGGCCCGCTCGTCGACATGCGGGGCCGCGTGCTCGGCGTGAACGCGTTCTCCTACGGCGGCCCGACGCTGCACCTGTTCTACGCCACGCCGCTCGAGCGCGTGCTCGACGTCATGAACACCTCCGGGCGGCTCGAGATCCGAAACACCGGCTCGGCGCGCATCAAGGGGATCTACGTCACGCCCGAGAACCTGGAGCGCGCCGAGATCGACAAGCTGCCGCCCGAGATCGGCCGGGTGAACGGGTTCGCCGCGATCCGCTTCGACGTGCCGGCCGGGCGCTACCGCGTCGAGCTCGTCACCGAGGAGGCGGAGCCCACGGTGTGGGACAGCGTCCGGATCGAGCCGGGAAAGACCACGGACGTGGAGTACGCCAACAAGGACTACGGTCTGCGCCTCGCGAACACGGGCTGCAACGACATCCTCGGGGTCGCCCTGCTGAACCCCGTGGCCCAGGCGATGCTCGAGCAGATCGAGCACTCCAACTGGTCGGACGAGCAGAAGGCGCAGAAGGCCGAGGAGCTGATCATGTCCGCCGAGATCCTGCGGGGCAACCCGCTCGCACCCGGGCAGACCTGGGTGGAGTGGATCGTCGAGGGGGACTACGACATGTACGTCTTCACGTTCGCGCCGAGCGTCGCGGAGTTCCGGGTGCCCAAGGCCCGCCCCGTTCGCGTGCGCGACGGCGAGCTCACGCGCGTCTATCTCGCCGACTGA
- a CDS encoding WD40 repeat domain-containing protein, with amino-acid sequence MRRRHHLGLSFVAALAVGCGAAETTHQPALADRESVVAHLAADPADLRKRPEPRTDPAQPELPPPPPAPDPPPPALSEPPLRIFLEPDLDMLETTPPAGAPQRYRSWRQRARISVGHSHLDTALTSPDEKLLLVRSAMEATIRIYDRKSRALLGNYPASGFAAGGFERGDVAFWPDPERGPAFVVGNLQGIALYSATTGERMAALSDRPAWQMRWSPDGRFLLCAESDIETQTSVLTIFRRGAGPVLEEVRRVPLEARLDGWALSADNRFLAATYYPSDTLELIDLHTGEILWRIQAPTYSSSVDFSPDMSRVAIGGNRLIVMDRALPSVRAVYEKFGNNIHKVRFSPSGDAIAASSYDGHLRILSADPRAKGLKLLKDLRHGGTANVYSATFLKDGSGIISSSGDETVRIWGR; translated from the coding sequence ATGCGTCGTCGTCATCACTTAGGTCTCTCCTTCGTCGCGGCACTGGCTGTCGGCTGCGGCGCGGCGGAGACGACCCATCAGCCGGCGCTCGCGGATCGCGAGTCGGTGGTCGCGCACCTCGCGGCCGATCCCGCGGATCTGCGGAAACGCCCGGAGCCCCGCACCGATCCCGCGCAGCCGGAACTGCCCCCGCCGCCCCCCGCGCCGGACCCGCCGCCGCCCGCGCTCTCGGAGCCGCCTCTCCGGATCTTCCTCGAGCCCGACCTCGACATGCTCGAGACGACCCCGCCAGCCGGGGCGCCGCAGCGGTACCGCTCCTGGCGGCAGAGGGCGCGGATCTCGGTGGGCCACTCGCACCTCGACACTGCGCTCACGAGCCCGGACGAGAAGCTGCTCCTCGTCAGGAGCGCCATGGAGGCGACGATCCGGATCTACGATCGCAAGAGCCGCGCGCTCCTGGGCAACTACCCGGCCTCGGGCTTCGCGGCCGGCGGGTTCGAGCGGGGCGACGTCGCGTTCTGGCCGGATCCCGAGCGCGGCCCGGCGTTCGTCGTGGGAAACCTCCAGGGGATCGCTCTCTACTCCGCGACGACGGGCGAGCGGATGGCGGCGCTCAGCGATCGCCCGGCCTGGCAGATGCGGTGGTCGCCGGACGGGCGCTTCCTCCTCTGCGCCGAGTCGGACATCGAGACCCAGACCTCGGTGCTCACGATCTTCCGGCGCGGTGCGGGCCCGGTCCTCGAGGAGGTGCGCCGCGTCCCGCTCGAGGCGCGGCTCGACGGGTGGGCGCTCTCGGCGGACAACCGTTTCCTCGCCGCGACGTACTACCCGTCGGATACGCTCGAGCTCATCGATCTCCACACCGGCGAGATCCTCTGGCGGATCCAGGCGCCGACCTACTCGAGCTCTGTGGACTTCTCGCCCGACATGTCGCGCGTGGCGATCGGCGGCAACCGCCTCATCGTCATGGACCGCGCCCTTCCGTCGGTGCGCGCCGTGTACGAGAAGTTCGGCAACAACATCCACAAGGTGCGCTTCTCGCCGAGCGGCGACGCGATCGCGGCGTCGTCGTACGACGGGCACCTGCGGATCCTGTCCGCCGATCCGCGGGCGAAGGGGCTCAAGCTGCTCAAGGACCTGCGCCACGGCGGCACGGCCAACGTCTACTCCGCGACGTTCCTGAAGGACGGAAGCGGGATCATTTCCTCATCCGGCGACGAGACCGTCCGGATCTGGGGGAGGTAG
- a CDS encoding PEGA domain-containing protein, with product MRAARAMLRPHSAAALACALVSLCAADALCAPAVAGVVKVTTDPAGATVHADGVPYGPTPVLFELSQGRHTLIVTRVGCKPVTREVVVRKDRVSRIHFALAMESPEAPRVHDTKDGGADSGPGTVTITTEPPGLEVLVDGVPVPLPTPVAFDLPAGAHELRIERNGELVYRKVVFVVAGETEELEVDLASRRRIDESDPWK from the coding sequence ATGCGGGCAGCTCGTGCGATGCTGCGACCTCATAGCGCCGCCGCCTTGGCCTGCGCCCTCGTCTCGCTGTGCGCGGCGGACGCGTTGTGCGCGCCGGCCGTCGCCGGCGTCGTCAAGGTCACGACCGATCCGGCGGGCGCCACCGTCCACGCGGACGGCGTCCCCTACGGCCCCACCCCGGTGCTGTTCGAGCTCTCGCAGGGCAGGCACACGCTCATCGTCACTCGGGTGGGCTGCAAGCCGGTCACGCGCGAGGTCGTCGTCCGCAAGGATCGCGTCTCGCGGATCCACTTCGCGCTCGCCATGGAGTCCCCGGAAGCGCCCCGGGTCCACGACACAAAAGACGGCGGCGCCGACTCGGGACCCGGCACCGTCACCATAACGACGGAGCCGCCCGGGCTCGAGGTGCTCGTGGACGGCGTCCCGGTGCCGCTCCCCACTCCCGTGGCGTTCGATCTCCCGGCGGGCGCCCACGAACTGCGCATCGAAAGGAACGGCGAGCTCGTGTACCGAAAGGTCGTGTTCGTCGTCGCCGGCGAGACCGAGGAGCTCGAGGTCGATCTCGCGAGCCGGCGCCGTATCGACGAGAGCGATCCCTGGAAGTGA
- a CDS encoding PEGA domain-containing protein codes for PVVAPAAIPSAPQPLGPDEAKLIVWLEDEHTKLRGVSVYVDGARVGEAPWEGIVAPGEHRVRVEGAGYWSKTVRTKVWPKRTRMVQVELRPAGSFDVGHFYVGAVYSFGLGSAFIDGERYGMRRIGIGGGLSLGVKMPSSRLWWELGLTVGPFMFSGLDHSYYMPSSSSDYNEAREEALDRLTGEIMPFYLELRFLVPLKGPHVYWASSFLPGLLAQSIPKHTSDGYYLGDEPIASFSTTLRTGLAFILGDWWEIRLDVVGVELIFEKAFGVLYSPSFAIVLRI; via the coding sequence GCCGGTCGTCGCCCCGGCGGCGATTCCGTCCGCTCCACAACCGCTCGGCCCGGACGAGGCGAAGCTGATCGTCTGGCTCGAGGACGAGCACACGAAGCTGCGAGGCGTCTCCGTGTACGTCGACGGCGCGCGCGTCGGCGAGGCGCCGTGGGAGGGGATCGTCGCGCCGGGAGAGCACCGCGTGCGGGTCGAGGGCGCGGGCTACTGGTCGAAGACCGTGCGCACGAAGGTCTGGCCGAAGCGGACGCGGATGGTCCAGGTGGAGCTCCGCCCGGCGGGGAGCTTCGACGTCGGGCATTTCTACGTCGGCGCAGTCTACTCGTTCGGCCTCGGCTCGGCCTTCATCGACGGCGAGCGGTACGGGATGCGGCGGATCGGGATCGGCGGCGGTCTCAGCCTGGGAGTAAAGATGCCGTCTTCGCGGCTCTGGTGGGAGCTCGGTTTGACGGTGGGGCCGTTCATGTTCAGCGGGTTGGACCATTCCTATTACATGCCCAGCAGCTCCAGCGACTACAACGAGGCGCGGGAAGAGGCGCTCGACCGGCTGACCGGCGAGATCATGCCGTTCTATCTCGAGCTGCGCTTCCTGGTCCCGTTGAAAGGGCCGCACGTCTACTGGGCGAGCTCCTTCCTCCCGGGCCTCCTCGCGCAGAGCATTCCGAAGCACACTTCGGACGGGTATTACCTCGGCGACGAGCCGATCGCCTCGTTCTCGACGACGCTGCGCACGGGCCTCGCCTTCATCCTCGGCGACTGGTGGGAGATCCGGCTCGACGTGGTCGGGGTCGAGCTGATCTTCGAAAAGGCGTTCGGCGTGCTCTACTCGCCGAGCTTCGCGATCGTGCTAAGGATCTAG